A part of Paraliobacillus zengyii genomic DNA contains:
- the rnr gene encoding ribonuclease R, protein MNQEKMQESIMHYFQEKATKPLTVKEIEEVLELQDVDQFKVLVKMLNHLEEKGELVKTRKNRYGLPEKMNLIKGRIQMHAKGFAFLIPEEEGQDDVYINHADLQSAMNNDIVLVRIDSRDEFGKRPEGVVIRIVERATTRVIGTYDDNGNFGFVIADDKRIPNDIFIPKSASGGAVSGHKVIVNITKFPEERMSAEGEVIEILGHKNDPGMDIISIIYKHGITVDFPDEVLEHASQIPDEIDESEIKNRRDLRDEMIVTIDGADAKDLDDAVTVKKLDNGNFKLGVYIADVSYYVEENSPIDQEAFERATSVYLVDRVIPMIPHRLSNGICSLNPQVDRLTLGCEMEINNQGEVVKHDIFQSVIRTNERMTYSDVNKILTDKDEDVRERYRELVPMFEDMEKLAETLRGKRFGRGAIDFDFKEAQVIVDTEGKAIDVAIRERSVAERLIEEFMLAANETIAEHFHWMDVPFIHRIHEDPDESKLQKFFEFVGTLGYAVKGTANEIHPQALQKVLKRVEGEQEEMIISKLMLRSMKQAKYDPQSIGHFGLATEFYTHFTSPIRRYPDLIVHRLIRTYLVNKQLDSKTQHHWKDRMPEIAKHASEKERASVDAERETDDLKKAEFMQDKIGEEFDGVISSVTNFGLFVELENTVEGLVHVSYLTDDYYHFDERAYAMIGERTGTIFRIGDEITIKVAAVNLDERAVDFEVVGMKPRKLRVSSGTGSQSNRNDRRKKDKSNGNGKSKGNDKGKIKPPKASKKKKGKKK, encoded by the coding sequence ATGAATCAAGAAAAAATGCAAGAATCAATCATGCACTATTTTCAAGAAAAAGCAACGAAACCTTTAACTGTAAAAGAGATCGAAGAAGTATTGGAGCTTCAAGATGTTGATCAATTTAAAGTGTTAGTAAAAATGCTAAATCATCTAGAAGAAAAGGGTGAATTAGTTAAAACTAGAAAAAATCGTTATGGATTACCTGAAAAAATGAATTTAATTAAAGGGCGCATTCAAATGCATGCGAAGGGTTTTGCCTTTCTAATCCCAGAAGAAGAAGGACAAGATGATGTTTATATTAACCATGCAGACCTACAATCTGCGATGAATAATGATATCGTACTTGTGCGAATTGATAGTAGAGATGAGTTTGGAAAACGACCTGAAGGTGTTGTTATTCGAATAGTTGAACGTGCTACAACACGTGTAATCGGGACATATGATGATAACGGGAACTTTGGTTTTGTCATTGCAGACGATAAGCGAATTCCGAATGATATCTTTATCCCGAAAAGTGCATCAGGCGGTGCAGTTAGTGGCCATAAAGTAATTGTGAATATTACTAAGTTTCCAGAAGAGCGAATGAGTGCTGAAGGTGAAGTAATTGAAATATTAGGACACAAGAATGATCCAGGTATGGACATTATTTCAATCATCTACAAGCATGGCATTACAGTTGATTTTCCAGATGAGGTATTGGAACATGCAAGTCAGATACCAGATGAAATAGATGAATCAGAAATAAAAAATAGACGTGATCTACGTGACGAGATGATTGTTACAATTGATGGTGCAGATGCAAAAGACTTAGATGATGCTGTAACGGTTAAGAAATTAGATAACGGTAACTTTAAGTTAGGGGTTTATATTGCGGACGTTTCTTACTATGTGGAAGAAAATTCACCAATTGATCAAGAGGCATTTGAACGAGCAACAAGTGTTTATTTAGTTGATCGCGTTATCCCGATGATACCCCATCGTTTATCTAATGGAATTTGTTCCCTGAACCCACAAGTAGATCGACTTACCCTTGGCTGTGAAATGGAAATTAATAATCAAGGTGAAGTAGTCAAACATGACATTTTCCAAAGTGTTATACGGACAAATGAAAGAATGACTTACTCCGATGTTAATAAGATTTTAACAGATAAGGATGAAGATGTTCGTGAGCGTTACCGGGAGCTTGTTCCGATGTTTGAAGATATGGAAAAATTAGCTGAGACTTTACGCGGAAAACGTTTTGGTCGTGGAGCGATCGATTTTGATTTTAAAGAAGCACAAGTAATTGTCGATACTGAAGGTAAGGCTATTGATGTAGCAATTCGTGAACGTTCTGTTGCCGAACGACTAATTGAAGAATTCATGTTAGCAGCGAATGAAACAATTGCTGAACACTTTCACTGGATGGACGTACCATTTATTCATCGTATTCACGAAGATCCAGATGAATCTAAATTACAAAAATTCTTTGAGTTTGTAGGTACATTAGGTTATGCAGTCAAAGGTACTGCTAATGAAATTCACCCTCAAGCATTGCAAAAGGTTCTGAAAAGAGTAGAGGGCGAACAAGAGGAAATGATTATTTCTAAATTAATGTTGCGGTCCATGAAACAAGCGAAATATGATCCGCAAAGTATTGGTCATTTTGGCTTAGCAACTGAATTCTACACGCACTTCACGTCGCCAATTAGACGTTATCCAGATTTAATTGTACATCGTTTAATTCGAACATATTTAGTTAACAAACAATTGGATTCTAAAACGCAACATCATTGGAAAGATAGGATGCCTGAGATTGCTAAACATGCATCAGAGAAGGAACGTGCATCTGTTGATGCAGAGCGTGAGACAGATGATTTAAAGAAAGCAGAATTTATGCAAGATAAAATCGGTGAAGAATTCGATGGTGTGATAAGTTCCGTTACAAACTTTGGATTATTTGTTGAATTAGAAAACACGGTAGAAGGCCTTGTTCACGTAAGTTATCTAACGGATGACTACTACCATTTTGATGAACGAGCATATGCCATGATTGGGGAAAGAACAGGCACTATCTTCCGTATAGGTGACGAAATTACCATTAAAGTAGCAGCTGTTAATTTAGATGAACGTGCTGTAGACTTTGAGGTTGTTGGTATGAAGCCAAGAAAATTGCG
- a CDS encoding alpha/beta hydrolase, protein MQIKKPQPFTFEEGERAVLLLHGFTGHTADVRMLGRFLQKKGYTTHAPIYRGHGKAPEDLIGVSAKEWWEDVQIAFRELKDMGYQKIAVAGLSLGGVLGLKLAYSEAIRGIIPMCTPMFFDNETQLTKGFQIFSKQYKEVEGKDQETIKQEVKELVDESPELFNQLGDLITDVKNNIDTIYTPTFVVQAKDDQMINTDSANFIYNNVESDQKDIKWYEDAGHAITLGKKKEEVHEDIYQFLESLDWS, encoded by the coding sequence ATGCAGATAAAAAAACCTCAGCCTTTTACGTTTGAAGAAGGAGAACGCGCGGTATTACTATTACATGGCTTCACAGGTCATACTGCAGATGTTCGTATGCTAGGAAGATTTTTACAAAAGAAAGGCTATACAACACACGCTCCTATATATCGAGGACATGGAAAAGCCCCTGAGGATCTCATTGGTGTAAGTGCTAAAGAGTGGTGGGAAGATGTTCAAATAGCCTTTCGCGAACTGAAAGATATGGGCTATCAAAAAATTGCAGTAGCAGGATTATCATTGGGTGGTGTGCTTGGTTTAAAGCTAGCATATTCAGAAGCAATTAGAGGTATTATCCCAATGTGTACACCGATGTTTTTTGATAACGAAACACAGTTGACAAAAGGCTTTCAAATTTTTTCAAAACAATATAAGGAAGTAGAAGGTAAAGATCAGGAAACAATAAAACAAGAAGTGAAAGAACTTGTCGATGAATCGCCAGAATTATTTAATCAATTAGGTGATTTAATAACAGATGTGAAAAATAATATAGATACAATTTACACACCGACATTTGTAGTGCAAGCTAAAGATGATCAAATGATCAATACTGATAGTGCAAACTTTATTTATAACAATGTGGAATCTGACCAAAAAGATATTAAATGGTATGAAGATGCAGGACATGCTATCACATTAGGAAAGAAAAAAGAGGAAGTTCATGAAGATATTTATCAATTTTTAGAATCATTGGATTGGTCTTAA
- the secG gene encoding preprotein translocase subunit SecG yields the protein MQGVAITLLIIVAIALIVLVLLQSGKSAGLSGAISGGAEQLFGKQKARGIDAVLHRATVVAAVLLFVLTFAVAYIL from the coding sequence ATGCAAGGAGTTGCGATTACGTTATTAATTATTGTTGCCATAGCACTTATCGTTTTAGTATTACTTCAGTCAGGAAAAAGTGCTGGATTATCAGGAGCAATTTCTGGTGGTGCAGAGCAATTATTCGGTAAACAAAAAGCGCGTGGTATTGATGCTGTCTTGCATCGTGCTACTGTTGTAGCGGCTGTTTTATTATTTGTATTAACATTTGCAGTTGCTTACATTCTATAA
- a CDS encoding alpha/beta hydrolase, protein MKRTNWITTNDNYSIYYQQWENPSIEPKAIMQIAHGMAEHIDRYDEFANFLVERGILVYGNDHRGHGQTGKKYGTGYFDQANGFDKATNDLLTLTEMIKMRHPTLPIFLFGHSMGSFLVRNYLLKESNQLAGVILSGTGSEPKLITKIGKMIAKSQITSHGWNEPSNFLNKVVFGKYARYFKQRETAFDWLSRDQRNVKAYLDDPDTGFIPSASFFYDLFNGIEVIQDQKKIATIAKDLPFFFISGTNDPVGKFTKGVNKTIKQYQSKGINKIDFKFYQDARHELLHEINRQEVMEDIHKWLLENR, encoded by the coding sequence ATGAAACGAACAAATTGGATCACTACAAATGATAACTATTCTATCTACTATCAACAATGGGAAAACCCTTCTATTGAGCCTAAAGCAATCATGCAAATCGCACATGGCATGGCAGAACACATCGATCGTTATGATGAATTCGCAAATTTTTTAGTAGAACGCGGCATATTAGTTTATGGAAATGATCATCGTGGACATGGTCAAACGGGAAAAAAATACGGAACTGGTTATTTTGACCAAGCAAACGGATTTGACAAAGCAACAAATGACTTACTAACCTTGACTGAAATGATTAAAATGAGACACCCTACTCTACCAATATTTTTATTTGGACATAGTATGGGATCTTTTTTAGTTCGCAATTATTTATTAAAAGAATCGAATCAACTTGCAGGCGTGATACTTTCAGGAACTGGTTCTGAACCAAAACTCATTACTAAAATAGGGAAAATGATTGCAAAATCACAAATAACCTCCCATGGATGGAATGAACCTTCTAACTTTTTAAATAAAGTAGTATTTGGAAAGTACGCACGTTACTTTAAACAACGAGAAACTGCATTCGATTGGCTTAGTCGAGATCAGCGAAATGTAAAGGCTTATCTTGACGACCCAGATACTGGTTTTATACCTAGTGCTTCCTTTTTCTATGATCTCTTTAATGGGATTGAAGTCATCCAAGATCAAAAGAAAATAGCTACTATTGCAAAAGATCTCCCGTTTTTCTTTATTAGCGGAACCAATGATCCTGTTGGTAAGTTTACCAAAGGTGTTAACAAAACAATTAAACAGTACCAAAGCAAAGGCATTAATAAGATAGATTTTAAATTTTATCAAGATGCTAGACATGAGTTACTTCATGAGATAAATCGTCAAGAGGTAATGGAAGACATACACAAATGGCTCTTAGAAAATAGGTAA
- a CDS encoding DeoR/GlpR family DNA-binding transcription regulator, with protein MLTPKRHKLISEVIQKQQLVTIQELVALTGASESTIRRDLSELEKQHLLVRIHGGATLKQSKSQELSYPEKSRQHIDSKKRIAYYASALIEENDCIYLDAGTTTYEMIPFLVDRNITVVTNGLTHVELLSQLNIKTYLLGGFVKNTTRALIGQGAQASLLQYRLDKCFLGVNGIHSDYAYTTPDPEEAIIKKTALKIAQNGFVVADASKLNQISFAKIDDLQAATIIINKPTEASLDLFEKKTNVKVVTEE; from the coding sequence ATGTTAACACCGAAAAGACACAAATTAATCAGTGAAGTTATTCAAAAACAACAATTAGTTACCATTCAAGAATTAGTAGCTTTAACAGGGGCATCTGAATCAACTATAAGACGAGATCTAAGTGAATTAGAAAAGCAACATTTACTTGTTCGAATACATGGTGGCGCTACGTTAAAGCAATCAAAAAGCCAAGAATTGAGTTATCCCGAGAAATCGAGACAACATATAGATAGTAAGAAAAGGATTGCTTATTATGCATCAGCGTTAATAGAGGAAAATGATTGTATCTATCTAGATGCCGGAACGACAACATATGAGATGATACCATTCTTAGTAGATCGGAATATAACGGTCGTTACAAACGGCTTAACCCATGTAGAATTGCTCAGTCAACTTAATATTAAAACGTATTTACTTGGCGGTTTTGTGAAAAATACAACAAGAGCACTAATAGGGCAAGGTGCACAAGCAAGTCTTCTGCAATATAGATTAGATAAATGTTTCCTTGGTGTGAATGGAATCCATAGTGATTATGCTTATACAACACCAGATCCAGAAGAAGCAATAATAAAAAAAACTGCTTTAAAAATAGCCCAGAATGGTTTCGTGGTAGCAGATGCTTCAAAACTAAACCAGATTTCTTTTGCTAAAATTGATGACCTACAAGCAGCGACAATTATCATAAACAAACCAACAGAAGCTTCACTTGATTTGTTTGAAAAGAAAACTAACGTAAAGGTTGTGACAGAAGAATGA
- the pfkB gene encoding 1-phosphofructokinase, whose amino-acid sequence MIYTCTLNPSIDYIIHVSEFQFGELNRGEQTSYYPGGKGINVSRVLKRLAINNTALGFLGDFTGDFIKNKLQAETVQTDFIPVQGTTRINMKMKSNKETEINGPGPSISTDQLEELYTQIRNLKAGDILVAAGSIPNTVPSNFYVKAAAICETNGVQMVADTSSQGLKELLGTKLLLVKPNQQELGELFDVNIETIEDAVTYGKKLHEQGAQNVIVSMGGDGAVYISEQGSFIAKAPKGTVKNTVGAGDSMVSGFLAAYTTEKSAEDTFRYAVATGSATAFSADLCTKSDVEALLDKVEIKRA is encoded by the coding sequence ATGATATACACATGTACATTAAATCCATCAATTGACTACATTATTCATGTCTCAGAATTTCAATTTGGTGAATTAAACCGTGGCGAACAAACTTCATACTACCCTGGTGGTAAAGGGATTAATGTTTCACGTGTTTTAAAAAGGCTCGCTATCAATAATACAGCACTTGGATTTCTTGGTGACTTTACTGGTGATTTCATTAAGAATAAGTTGCAAGCAGAAACTGTGCAAACAGACTTCATACCTGTACAAGGAACTACTAGAATTAATATGAAGATGAAGTCTAATAAGGAAACAGAAATTAATGGTCCAGGTCCTTCGATTTCCACTGATCAGTTAGAGGAACTATATACGCAAATCAGAAATTTAAAAGCAGGAGATATTTTAGTTGCAGCTGGTAGTATCCCAAATACAGTTCCTTCTAATTTCTACGTAAAAGCAGCTGCAATTTGTGAAACTAATGGCGTACAAATGGTTGCTGATACATCTAGCCAAGGATTAAAAGAACTACTTGGAACGAAACTATTATTAGTTAAACCAAATCAACAAGAACTTGGTGAATTATTTGATGTCAACATAGAGACAATAGAAGATGCCGTAACATATGGCAAAAAACTACACGAACAAGGAGCTCAAAATGTTATTGTTTCCATGGGCGGAGATGGAGCAGTTTATATCTCAGAACAAGGAAGCTTTATTGCAAAGGCACCTAAAGGAACCGTTAAAAACACAGTCGGTGCAGGGGATTCTATGGTATCCGGCTTTCTAGCTGCATATACCACAGAAAAGTCTGCTGAAGATACATTTCGATATGCAGTAGCTACAGGAAGTGCAACTGCATTTAGCGCAGATTTATGTACAAAAAGTGATGTAGAGGCTCTATTAGATAAAGTAGAAATAAAAAGAGCTTAA
- a CDS encoding phosphocarrier protein HPr: protein MSAEKTVKITDSTGVHARPATVLVNKAGSFASDVTVEYNGKSVNLKSIMGVMSLGIPKDAEIKIVAEGSDEQEAVDAIFEVIKKEGLGE, encoded by the coding sequence ATGTCAGCAGAAAAAACAGTTAAAATTACAGATTCAACAGGTGTACACGCACGTCCAGCAACAGTGCTTGTAAATAAAGCAGGAAGTTTCGCTTCAGACGTTACAGTAGAATATAACGGTAAGTCAGTAAACTTAAAATCTATTATGGGCGTTATGTCATTAGGAATTCCAAAAGACGCTGAAATTAAAATTGTTGCGGAAGGTTCTGATGAGCAAGAAGCAGTAGATGCAATTTTTGAAGTGATCAAAAAAGAAGGACTAGGGGAGTAA
- the ptsP gene encoding phosphoenolpyruvate--protein phosphotransferase, with product MSNIKGIAASNGIAIAKVYKLAAPDLSFEKKKVDDVEAEVERLSKALEISKTELEKIKENARKTLGDEHAEIFSAHLLVLSDPEMINPIKDKIKTDQVNAEFALDETATMFIDMFKAMENEYMRERAADIQDVTKRVMAHLLNVSFPDPALIDKEVIVVAEDLTPSDTAQLNKKFVKGFTTNIGGRTSHSAIMARSLEIPAVVGTKTITTDAIEDEIAIVDGIDGEVIINPTKEEIAKYEQKHADFEKQKEIWAQLKDEPTVSSDGEHVELVANIGTPEDVAGIINNGGEGVGLYRTEFLYMGKSQLPTEDEQFEAYSSVLEQMGDKPVVVRTLDIGGDKELSYLDLPKEMNPFLGFRAIRLCLERDDIFRVQLRALLRASTYGNLKIMFPMIATLDEFRQAKALLEEEKTNLLNEGVNVSDKIEVGIMVEIPSTAVIARQFAKEVDFFSIGTNDLIQYTMAADRMNEHVSYLYQPYHPAILNLVNNVIEAAHAEGKWAGMCGEMAGDSIAIPILLGLGLDEYSMSATSILAARTQIKGLSKKELATFKDELLSMGTADEVEAFIREKTNQ from the coding sequence ATGAGTAATATCAAAGGGATCGCAGCATCAAACGGAATTGCTATTGCTAAAGTTTATAAATTGGCTGCTCCGGATCTTTCTTTTGAAAAAAAGAAAGTTGACGATGTGGAAGCTGAAGTGGAACGCTTAAGTAAAGCACTTGAGATTTCCAAAACAGAATTAGAGAAAATAAAAGAAAATGCTCGCAAAACACTTGGCGATGAACATGCTGAGATTTTCTCTGCACACTTACTCGTACTAAGTGACCCAGAAATGATTAATCCGATTAAAGATAAAATCAAAACAGATCAGGTTAATGCTGAATTTGCTTTAGACGAAACAGCTACTATGTTTATTGACATGTTTAAAGCGATGGAAAACGAATACATGCGGGAACGTGCTGCCGACATTCAAGACGTAACAAAACGTGTAATGGCTCACCTACTAAATGTATCATTTCCAGATCCAGCATTAATTGATAAAGAAGTTATTGTTGTTGCAGAGGATCTTACTCCATCTGATACAGCACAACTAAACAAGAAGTTTGTTAAAGGGTTTACCACTAATATCGGTGGACGTACATCTCACTCAGCAATTATGGCTCGTTCATTAGAAATTCCTGCTGTTGTTGGAACAAAAACAATAACAACAGATGCAATTGAAGATGAAATTGCAATTGTGGATGGGATTGACGGTGAGGTTATTATCAACCCAACTAAGGAAGAAATAGCAAAGTATGAACAAAAACACGCAGATTTCGAAAAGCAAAAAGAAATCTGGGCGCAATTAAAAGATGAACCAACTGTTTCTTCTGATGGAGAACATGTTGAACTTGTCGCAAACATTGGTACACCAGAAGACGTTGCTGGTATTATTAATAATGGTGGAGAAGGCGTTGGTCTATATCGTACGGAGTTTCTTTATATGGGTAAATCCCAGCTTCCAACCGAAGATGAACAGTTTGAAGCCTATTCATCTGTTTTAGAACAAATGGGTGATAAACCAGTTGTAGTTCGTACACTAGATATAGGTGGAGATAAAGAGCTTAGCTACTTAGATTTACCTAAGGAAATGAATCCATTTCTAGGATTCCGCGCTATTCGTTTATGCTTAGAGCGTGATGATATTTTCCGTGTACAATTACGTGCACTTCTACGTGCTAGTACATATGGGAACCTAAAAATTATGTTTCCTATGATTGCAACTTTAGATGAGTTTAGACAAGCTAAAGCACTATTAGAAGAAGAGAAAACAAACTTATTAAACGAAGGTGTCAATGTTTCCGATAAGATCGAAGTCGGTATTATGGTCGAAATCCCTTCAACTGCTGTAATTGCTCGTCAATTCGCTAAAGAAGTTGATTTCTTCAGTATTGGAACAAATGATTTGATTCAATACACAATGGCTGCCGATCGTATGAATGAACATGTCTCTTATCTATACCAACCATACCACCCTGCTATCTTAAACCTTGTTAACAATGTTATTGAAGCAGCACATGCAGAAGGCAAATGGGCTGGAATGTGTGGGGAAATGGCTGGCGACTCAATTGCAATTCCAATTCTCTTAGGTCTTGGATTAGATGAGTATAGTATGAGTGCAACTTCAATTCTTGCAGCACGTACACAAATAAAAGGATTGTCCAAGAAAGAGCTCGCTACTTTCAAAGATGAATTACTTAGCATGGGTACTGCAGATGAAGTTGAAGCATTTATTCGTGAAAAAACAAATCAATAA
- the eno gene encoding phosphopyruvate hydratase translates to MPFITDVYAREVLDSRGNPTVEVEIYTESGAFGSALVPSGASTGEHEAVELRDGDKDRYLGKGVLKAVQNVNEVLAPELLGLDVTRQVVIDSLLLELDGTENKGKLGANAILGVSMAVAHAAADHLGVPLYTYLGGFNAKTLPTPMMNILNGGEHADNNVDIQEFMIMPVGAPTFREALRMGAEIFHNLKKVLTSKGYNTSVGDEGGFAPNLKSNEEALSTIIEAIEAAGYKPGEEVQLAMDVASSEFYEDGKYNLKGEGVVRTSKEMADWYEEMVNKYPIISIEDGLDENDWEGHKMLQERIGDRVQLVGDDLFVTNTVRLARGIEEGVGNSILVKVNQIGTLTETFEAIEMAKRAGYTAVISHRSGETEDATIADIAVATNAGQIKTGAPSRTDRVAKYNQLLRIEDELVGTAIYAGKKAFYNLNNNK, encoded by the coding sequence ATGCCATTTATTACAGATGTTTATGCACGCGAAGTTTTAGATTCACGCGGTAACCCAACAGTTGAGGTAGAAATTTATACAGAATCAGGAGCATTTGGTTCTGCATTAGTACCAAGTGGTGCTTCTACTGGAGAACACGAAGCAGTAGAATTACGTGACGGAGACAAAGACCGTTATTTAGGTAAAGGTGTTTTAAAAGCAGTACAAAATGTAAATGAAGTACTTGCACCAGAACTACTTGGTTTAGATGTTACACGTCAAGTTGTGATTGATTCATTATTACTTGAACTTGATGGTACAGAAAACAAAGGTAAATTAGGAGCAAACGCTATTCTAGGTGTATCAATGGCTGTTGCACACGCTGCTGCTGACCACTTAGGTGTACCGCTTTACACTTACTTAGGTGGATTCAATGCGAAAACACTTCCTACACCAATGATGAACATTTTAAACGGTGGAGAACACGCTGATAATAACGTTGATATTCAAGAATTTATGATCATGCCAGTAGGAGCTCCAACTTTCCGTGAAGCACTACGTATGGGCGCAGAAATTTTCCATAACTTGAAGAAAGTATTAACTTCTAAAGGTTACAACACAAGTGTTGGTGATGAAGGTGGATTCGCTCCTAACCTTAAATCAAATGAAGAAGCACTTTCTACAATCATTGAAGCTATTGAAGCTGCTGGTTACAAGCCAGGAGAAGAAGTACAACTTGCAATGGACGTAGCATCTTCTGAGTTTTATGAAGATGGTAAGTATAACCTCAAAGGTGAAGGTGTTGTTCGTACTTCTAAAGAAATGGCTGACTGGTACGAAGAAATGGTTAACAAATACCCAATCATCTCTATTGAAGATGGTCTAGATGAAAACGACTGGGAAGGTCACAAAATGCTTCAAGAACGTATTGGTGACCGCGTTCAATTAGTAGGTGATGACTTATTTGTTACAAATACAGTTCGCCTTGCTAGAGGAATTGAAGAGGGAGTAGGAAACTCTATTCTTGTAAAAGTGAACCAAATTGGAACACTTACTGAAACGTTTGAAGCAATTGAAATGGCTAAACGTGCTGGTTATACAGCAGTTATCTCACACCGTTCTGGTGAAACAGAAGATGCTACTATTGCTGACATCGCTGTTGCAACAAACGCTGGTCAAATTAAAACTGGTGCACCGTCTCGTACAGACCGTGTAGCTAAATATAACCAACTTCTTCGCATTGAAGATGAATTAGTTGGAACAGCAATTTATGCTGGTAAAAAAGCTTTCTATAACCTTAACAACAACAAATAA